The Algoriphagus sanaruensis genome window below encodes:
- the metF gene encoding methylenetetrahydrofolate reductase [NAD(P)H], with the protein MKITEHLQNAKSTLFSFEILPPLKGQSLKDLLEGISPLMEFKPPFVDVTYHREEYIYKKHPNGLLEKVSTKKRPGTVGICAAIMNRFHVDAVPHVLCGGFTKEETENVLIDLNFIGVDNVLALRGDAPKAERFTAEPEGHSFASELVDQIVRMNQGKYLHEETENSFHTDFCVGVAGYPEKHFEAPSLKFDLKYLKEKVDRGAEYIVTQMFFDNQKYFDYVKKVREAGITVPIIPGIKPITTLGQITMLPRTFFLDLPDALTDELEKCKTNSEVKEVGIAWAIEQCKELIQADAPSLHFYTMSKADATYQIAKAVF; encoded by the coding sequence ATGAAAATCACTGAACATCTCCAAAACGCTAAATCCACACTTTTTTCTTTTGAGATTTTGCCTCCGCTGAAGGGACAGAGCTTGAAAGACTTGTTGGAAGGGATTTCGCCCTTGATGGAATTCAAGCCGCCATTTGTCGATGTGACCTATCACAGGGAAGAATACATCTACAAAAAGCATCCAAATGGATTATTGGAAAAGGTAAGTACCAAAAAACGCCCAGGAACAGTTGGGATTTGCGCAGCTATCATGAATCGATTTCATGTGGATGCAGTTCCTCATGTGCTTTGTGGGGGATTTACCAAGGAAGAAACTGAAAATGTTCTGATTGATCTCAATTTTATAGGAGTTGACAATGTTTTGGCATTGAGAGGTGATGCTCCTAAAGCAGAGCGATTTACTGCCGAACCAGAAGGGCATAGTTTCGCTTCGGAGTTGGTGGATCAGATTGTTCGAATGAATCAAGGTAAATACCTTCATGAGGAAACAGAGAACAGTTTTCATACTGATTTCTGTGTAGGGGTGGCTGGATATCCGGAGAAGCATTTCGAAGCCCCAAGTCTCAAGTTTGATTTGAAATATTTGAAAGAAAAGGTGGATCGCGGGGCAGAATACATTGTTACTCAAATGTTTTTTGACAATCAAAAGTATTTTGACTACGTCAAAAAAGTAAGAGAAGCAGGTATCACTGTACCTATAATTCCGGGAATTAAGCCGATTACAACCCTGGGTCAGATTACCATGCTCCCTCGCACGTTTTTCCTTGATCTTCCAGATGCTTTGACTGATGAATTGGAAAAGTGCAAAACGAATTCTGAGGTGAAGGAAGTGGGAATTGCCTGGGCAATCGAGCAATGCAAAGAGCTTATCCAAGCTGATGCGCCAAGTTTGCACTTCTATACCATGAGTAAGGCTGATGCAACCTATCAAATTGCCAAGGCAGTTTTTTAA
- the metH gene encoding methionine synthase: MSKQYMKLSGLEPLIFTPNINFVNIGERTNVTGSKKFARLILNGQYDEALDIALDQVRGGAQVLDVCMDEGMLDGEFAMVKFLNLIASEPEISRIPIMIDSSKWSIILAGLKCVQGKGIVNSISLKNGEEEFIQQAKTIKKFGAAVVVMAFDEQGQADTYARRIEICERSYRILVDRVKFNPQDIIFDPNIFPVATGMEEHRKNALDFFLATKWIKENLPGAKVSGGVSNVSFSFRGNDRVREAMHAAFLYHAIKHGMDMGIVNPSMLEVYDDIPKELLERVEDVFFDRRDDATERLLEFADTVKSSGKKEAVNEAWRSDPVSKRIEHALVKGILDYIIEDTEAARQELNDPLKVIEGPLMDGMNVVGDLFGEGKMFLPQVVKSARVMKKAVAYLEPFMPLPGEGEASTLKKILLATVKGDVHDIGKNIVGVVLACNSYQIIDLGVMVDSKIIIDEAIKHKVDIIGLSGLITPSLDEMVTVASEMERQGLKIPLLIGGATTSRIHTAVKIDPVYSGTVVHVTDASKSVPIAGEAISEETKESFHRQIKETYRQLREEHEAKQSAKQLVTYEEAKANPVAIDWSKYEPVVPKSLGRTVIEELDLSVLRNYIDWTPFFSTWMLAGKFPKILEDTVVGEEAKRLFADAQVMLDQLIAEKWLTAKAVFSLLPVQRKGDDAVVFEPNNENVTLGQFHFLRQQGKKGKGVPNRSLADYLHPEKTDYIGCFAVTAGLGMETKLAEFQAAGDDYNDILFKALADRLAEAAAEYVHELVRKEYWGYAVEEKMDNESLIREEYLGIRPAPGYPACPEHSEKETIAKLLDLEQTVGITLTSSYAMYPTSSVSGFYFGHPESKYFGLGKIAEDQVASYAMRKGISMELAERLLSPNLAYTPSKTLANQTL; this comes from the coding sequence ATGTCTAAGCAGTATATGAAACTTTCAGGCCTAGAGCCTTTGATTTTTACACCCAATATCAATTTTGTCAATATTGGTGAGCGGACGAACGTGACCGGATCCAAAAAATTTGCACGATTGATTTTAAATGGGCAATACGACGAAGCGTTAGATATCGCTTTGGATCAGGTACGAGGAGGAGCACAAGTTTTGGACGTCTGTATGGACGAAGGGATGCTAGATGGCGAATTTGCTATGGTCAAGTTCCTAAATCTAATCGCCTCAGAACCGGAGATTTCTCGAATTCCAATCATGATCGATAGTTCCAAATGGAGCATTATTCTAGCGGGATTGAAGTGTGTACAGGGAAAGGGGATTGTCAATTCTATTTCCTTGAAAAATGGGGAAGAGGAATTCATTCAGCAGGCTAAAACCATTAAAAAATTTGGAGCAGCAGTGGTGGTTATGGCCTTCGATGAACAAGGCCAAGCGGATACCTATGCTCGAAGAATAGAGATCTGTGAGCGGAGCTATCGGATTCTCGTCGATCGAGTAAAATTCAATCCACAAGACATCATTTTTGATCCGAACATATTTCCAGTAGCAACTGGTATGGAGGAGCATCGGAAAAATGCATTGGATTTCTTTTTAGCAACAAAATGGATCAAAGAAAACCTTCCAGGTGCAAAAGTTAGTGGTGGGGTAAGTAATGTTTCCTTTTCATTTAGAGGAAATGATCGGGTAAGAGAGGCCATGCATGCAGCTTTTCTTTATCATGCGATCAAACACGGTATGGACATGGGGATTGTCAATCCCTCCATGTTGGAAGTGTACGATGACATTCCAAAAGAGCTATTAGAGCGAGTGGAGGATGTGTTTTTTGATCGGCGAGATGATGCCACCGAGCGATTATTGGAGTTTGCGGATACAGTCAAATCTTCAGGAAAAAAAGAAGCAGTCAATGAAGCTTGGAGATCAGATCCTGTTTCAAAACGAATCGAGCATGCCTTGGTCAAAGGTATTTTGGATTATATCATTGAGGATACAGAAGCTGCCAGACAAGAACTGAATGATCCTTTGAAAGTAATTGAAGGGCCATTGATGGATGGGATGAATGTGGTTGGAGATCTTTTTGGGGAAGGTAAGATGTTTTTGCCTCAGGTAGTCAAATCCGCTCGTGTGATGAAAAAGGCTGTGGCTTACCTTGAGCCCTTTATGCCTTTACCAGGAGAAGGAGAAGCTTCTACTTTGAAAAAAATACTTTTGGCTACTGTCAAGGGTGATGTTCATGATATCGGTAAGAATATCGTAGGGGTGGTGTTGGCTTGCAATAGCTATCAGATTATTGATCTTGGTGTAATGGTAGATTCCAAAATCATCATTGATGAAGCGATCAAGCATAAAGTAGATATTATTGGATTGAGTGGTCTGATTACTCCTTCATTGGATGAGATGGTTACAGTGGCTTCTGAAATGGAGCGTCAAGGCTTGAAAATACCCTTACTGATCGGAGGAGCTACCACATCCCGAATTCATACTGCCGTAAAAATCGACCCAGTATATTCCGGTACGGTTGTACATGTCACAGACGCCAGTAAGTCTGTTCCTATTGCAGGTGAAGCGATTTCGGAGGAGACCAAAGAGTCATTCCATCGGCAGATCAAAGAAACTTACCGACAGCTTCGTGAAGAACATGAGGCCAAACAATCTGCGAAGCAATTGGTCACATACGAAGAAGCCAAAGCCAATCCTGTCGCAATAGATTGGAGCAAATACGAACCCGTTGTGCCAAAATCTTTGGGTAGAACCGTAATCGAGGAGCTTGATCTTTCGGTGCTTCGAAATTACATCGATTGGACTCCTTTTTTCAGCACTTGGATGCTCGCAGGAAAATTTCCTAAAATTCTTGAAGATACCGTTGTTGGAGAAGAAGCGAAGCGTCTCTTTGCAGATGCGCAAGTGATGTTAGATCAACTTATTGCAGAAAAATGGTTGACTGCAAAAGCTGTGTTTAGCCTGTTGCCGGTACAAAGAAAAGGGGATGATGCCGTAGTTTTTGAACCTAACAATGAGAATGTGACCTTGGGTCAATTCCATTTTCTAAGACAACAAGGAAAGAAAGGCAAAGGAGTTCCCAATCGTTCATTAGCAGATTACCTACATCCTGAAAAAACAGATTATATCGGATGCTTTGCAGTAACTGCAGGCTTGGGGATGGAAACTAAGTTGGCTGAATTTCAGGCAGCTGGAGATGATTACAACGATATTTTATTCAAGGCTTTAGCTGACCGATTAGCCGAAGCTGCAGCCGAGTATGTCCATGAACTTGTTCGAAAAGAATATTGGGGATATGCTGTCGAGGAGAAAATGGATAATGAGTCACTTATCCGTGAAGAATATCTTGGGATCCGTCCAGCTCCAGGATATCCAGCTTGTCCAGAACATTCCGAGAAAGAAACCATCGCCAAATTGCTGGATTTGGAGCAAACTGTTGGTATCACCTTGACCTCAAGCTATGCGATGTATCCAACAAGCTCGGTTTCAGGTTTCTATTTTGGTCACCCAGAATCGAAGTATTTTGGACTTGGAAAAATAGCTGAGGATCAAGTCGCTAGCTACGCCATGAGAAAAGGAATTTCAATGGAACTTGCAGAGCGTCTGTTATCTCCTAATTTGGCATACACACCAAGTAAAACCCTTGCAAATCAAACCTTATAA
- a CDS encoding homocysteine S-methyltransferase family protein: MQNRTKILLQTVQNRILILDGAMGTMIQRYKLDEEDFRTPALANHPKPLKGNNDLLSLSRPEIIKAIHREYLEAGADIIETNTFSGTSIAQEDYGLSSLAYQINFESAKLAREVAEEFTLANPSKPRFVAGAMGPTNRTASISPDVNDPGYRAITFDQLGEAYSEQVRGLLDGGADLLLVETIFDTLNAKAALYAIQEVYEERNIPLDPQEGGIPIMVSGTITDASGRTLSGQTTEAFLISVSHVPLFSVGLNCALGAKELRPYLKVLAQNAPFYVSAYPNAGLPNEFGAYDQGANEMADQVRDFLKEGMLNILGGCCGTTPDHIRALAKMADEFQPRKIVEELEEEGSDV; the protein is encoded by the coding sequence ATGCAAAACCGAACCAAAATCCTCCTCCAAACGGTCCAAAATCGGATTCTAATCCTTGATGGAGCTATGGGTACCATGATTCAACGGTACAAACTTGATGAGGAAGATTTTAGAACTCCTGCACTAGCCAATCACCCGAAGCCTCTTAAGGGAAATAATGATTTACTTTCTTTAAGCAGACCTGAAATCATCAAGGCAATTCATCGGGAATATTTAGAGGCAGGTGCTGATATTATTGAAACCAATACCTTCTCGGGAACCAGTATTGCTCAGGAAGATTATGGACTTTCATCCTTAGCTTATCAAATCAATTTTGAATCTGCAAAACTTGCCCGAGAAGTAGCAGAAGAATTTACTCTCGCTAATCCTTCAAAACCAAGATTTGTGGCAGGAGCGATGGGGCCTACCAATCGTACTGCTTCTATTTCTCCTGATGTGAATGACCCAGGATATCGAGCAATCACCTTTGATCAGCTTGGAGAAGCCTATTCTGAGCAGGTAAGAGGGTTATTGGATGGAGGAGCTGATTTACTTTTGGTGGAGACAATTTTCGATACGCTCAATGCCAAAGCAGCCCTTTATGCAATTCAGGAAGTGTATGAGGAGCGAAATATTCCCTTAGATCCTCAGGAAGGAGGAATTCCGATCATGGTTTCAGGGACAATCACCGATGCTTCTGGCCGGACACTTTCTGGGCAAACCACAGAAGCATTTTTAATCTCGGTTTCTCATGTTCCGTTGTTTTCAGTCGGCTTAAATTGTGCTCTTGGAGCTAAAGAACTTCGCCCATACCTGAAAGTTTTGGCTCAAAATGCTCCATTTTACGTGTCTGCATATCCAAATGCTGGATTACCGAATGAATTTGGAGCTTACGATCAAGGAGCCAATGAAATGGCAGATCAAGTTCGGGACTTTTTGAAAGAAGGAATGCTCAATATTCTTGGTGGATGCTGCGGCACAACCCCAGATCATATCCGTGCCTTAGCAAAAATGGCTGATGAATTTCAACCGAGAAAGATTGTAGAAGAATTGGAAGAGGAGGGAAGCGATGTCTAA
- a CDS encoding PAS domain S-box protein, whose product MTQFSQFDISDFLNEFKEPLFLMDSEEILFFNSYFSNGFESISDDWIAFFQREDLVQELKTFFETGAIPKKRLIKSLFDKSGGRQAFEWTFINVPSSYSGYFLIAKGTPIRTKSEAIEELENSSDGALTEELMYMYSILRNTHDLIAVFDEDGNYKFVSESVTETLGLETGQLLGRNFKEFIQAGIIEIVKGSFEDVLHSPNEVPIDFWVNKLDGSRFYLESFAKNLLDHPVIQGILISSRDITDFALTGQLLQDRYEIENLINQVSAEIINGNLIDLEEKFEQSLQLIGDFLKAGHAKILILNREINHLEILNSWTGEGKDEADSILMTSKYFFMFNQKRSQLEEGKVIYTTFSKSENPSKAKEKGLLLIPMISSNRLIGVIQFEFEKANPSDLKKDFQVFRQFGDILAGAFLGSQITRKLKRNEDLLTYTEILSRSGSWRYSAFKDRFYFSSGLSKMFGLGDQPMVQEFSGLIYRIDKSCRTDFITNLKRASREITRTSGEFTMQDAEGQVRYISYEIEGKKEFLSEGIEVFGFFTDITHKRAAESYLKLQSQILAQVGDPILVTNTQLEIIYYNEKAQETFSNESENPSGKLISDFLKVDWEIGESFSEILSKLQLGEIWRNERHVQKAKSQVFAPFELIFQAIVAEGGETIGYSMIFHGLEEKHRNEQIAKRAKLIVENSPVVLFRVNPSQNFQIDYISENVSRFGYDAKDLIDNRVSILSLIHKEDRARIQEIIRGSNELDGIRSYSGEYRLVTKSGEEVWVEDRTTDVRDENGRIILHEGLFQDISDRKNLEVIQRERDELYRVLAANIPDTNVFLMDRSRKYIVAEGTNFDKWGLSREDFQGKSLADIQLTPLQEIAPILDRVLNEREVVETEFFHKGRFYYRIIRPIIQDGEAKYALSIIRDIHEEYQAKQDLLRSEEKYRRLVEDSTEIIFSLTETFLLQYVSPNVKQFLDYESEEVIGRSIFDYLNPDDLDVFRGMLEENQDLLSDTQYLEFRLRHKSGEYRVFSSNGRLTVDKSGIHRFYTGIARDISKLKEAQRELLLAKEKAEQASQVKSQFLSVMSHEIRTPMNAVIGLAHFLMEENPRPDQLENLKTLQFSAENLMALINDILDFNKIDSGKVELEKSPFDVKNLVTRIVHSHSFQANEKNIQLITEIDSSIPDSLIGDSLRLGQIINNLISNAVKFTEKGYVKISVIQEYATKDQREIRFVFEDTGIGIPESKRKTIFEAFTQASSSTSRKYGGTGLGLAIVKRLVELHGGEIELRPKKGGGSIFEFTLSFACIDQIEKQQKEQNQLLAKSLEHAKILVAEDNMVNQILIRKFLSKWNTKDLDIASDGREALELFGINHYNLVILDLQMPELDGFEVAQEIRNHSEISKRKIPILALTATSIHEVKEQLDEVGINDFVPKPFTPDILYEKIVRYLNAESPS is encoded by the coding sequence ATGACGCAATTTTCACAATTCGATATTTCAGATTTTCTCAATGAGTTTAAGGAACCTCTTTTCCTGATGGACTCAGAAGAGATTTTGTTTTTTAATTCTTATTTCTCCAATGGGTTTGAATCGATTTCAGATGATTGGATCGCCTTTTTTCAACGAGAGGATCTCGTTCAGGAGTTAAAGACCTTTTTTGAAACAGGAGCGATTCCTAAAAAGCGATTAATAAAATCTTTATTTGATAAAAGTGGAGGGAGACAAGCATTTGAATGGACCTTTATCAATGTTCCATCGAGCTATTCTGGATATTTTTTGATTGCAAAGGGTACCCCAATCCGTACTAAATCGGAGGCGATCGAAGAGCTTGAAAACAGCTCTGATGGTGCTCTTACTGAGGAACTTATGTATATGTACAGTATTCTCAGGAATACCCATGATTTGATCGCTGTTTTTGATGAAGATGGAAACTATAAGTTTGTAAGTGAGTCTGTTACAGAAACTCTGGGATTAGAAACTGGGCAACTTTTAGGGAGAAATTTTAAGGAGTTTATTCAGGCTGGGATCATTGAAATTGTAAAAGGCAGCTTTGAGGATGTATTGCATTCACCGAATGAAGTGCCGATTGATTTTTGGGTAAACAAGCTAGATGGTAGCCGTTTTTATCTGGAGAGTTTTGCCAAAAATCTTTTAGATCACCCAGTCATCCAAGGGATATTGATCAGCTCAAGAGATATTACAGATTTTGCTCTAACTGGTCAATTGCTTCAAGATCGGTATGAAATTGAAAATCTGATCAATCAAGTTTCTGCTGAAATCATCAACGGAAATTTGATAGATCTGGAAGAAAAATTTGAACAGTCTCTACAGTTAATTGGGGATTTTTTGAAAGCTGGACATGCTAAAATCCTTATCCTCAATAGAGAAATCAATCACCTGGAAATTCTCAATTCATGGACAGGTGAAGGCAAAGATGAGGCCGATTCCATTCTAATGACTTCCAAATATTTTTTCATGTTCAATCAGAAAAGGAGTCAGTTGGAAGAAGGAAAGGTTATCTATACGACTTTTTCAAAATCAGAAAATCCTTCCAAGGCAAAAGAAAAAGGGCTATTGCTCATCCCCATGATTTCTTCGAATCGTTTGATTGGAGTAATTCAGTTTGAGTTTGAAAAGGCTAATCCTTCTGACTTAAAAAAGGATTTTCAGGTATTTCGTCAATTTGGAGATATTCTGGCGGGTGCATTCTTGGGAAGTCAAATTACAAGAAAGCTGAAGCGAAATGAGGATTTACTCACCTATACTGAAATTCTTTCACGTTCGGGTTCCTGGAGGTATAGCGCATTTAAAGATCGATTTTACTTTTCTTCAGGTCTTTCTAAAATGTTTGGCCTCGGGGATCAACCGATGGTCCAGGAATTTTCAGGCTTAATTTATCGAATTGACAAATCGTGTAGAACTGATTTTATAACCAATTTAAAAAGGGCATCAAGAGAGATTACGAGGACTTCTGGAGAGTTTACGATGCAGGATGCCGAGGGTCAGGTCAGGTATATCAGCTATGAAATAGAAGGCAAAAAGGAATTTCTGAGTGAGGGAATAGAAGTTTTTGGATTTTTTACAGACATCACCCATAAGCGAGCGGCCGAAAGTTATTTAAAGCTTCAATCGCAGATTCTGGCTCAGGTAGGTGATCCAATCTTGGTGACCAATACTCAGCTCGAAATTATTTATTACAATGAAAAAGCTCAGGAAACCTTTTCAAATGAATCAGAAAATCCTTCGGGAAAACTTATTTCTGATTTTCTAAAGGTTGATTGGGAAATTGGGGAGTCTTTTTCAGAAATCTTATCCAAACTTCAATTAGGAGAGATTTGGAGAAATGAGCGACATGTTCAGAAGGCCAAAAGTCAAGTTTTTGCGCCTTTTGAATTGATTTTTCAAGCAATAGTTGCCGAAGGAGGTGAAACGATCGGCTATTCGATGATTTTTCATGGATTGGAAGAAAAGCATCGAAATGAGCAGATTGCGAAACGAGCAAAACTAATCGTTGAGAATAGTCCCGTCGTGCTTTTTAGAGTTAACCCATCTCAGAATTTTCAAATAGATTATATCTCTGAAAATGTGAGCCGATTTGGTTATGATGCTAAAGACCTGATTGATAATAGAGTTTCTATTCTAAGTCTTATTCATAAAGAGGACCGAGCAAGAATTCAAGAAATAATTAGAGGATCGAATGAATTAGATGGAATCCGCTCTTATTCAGGTGAATACCGATTAGTAACCAAATCCGGAGAAGAAGTTTGGGTAGAGGATCGAACTACTGATGTTCGGGATGAAAATGGACGGATAATTCTTCATGAAGGGCTCTTTCAAGATATTTCAGACCGAAAAAATCTCGAGGTTATTCAAAGAGAGCGGGATGAATTATATCGAGTTTTAGCGGCTAATATTCCTGATACCAATGTGTTTTTGATGGACCGATCCAGAAAATACATAGTAGCCGAAGGGACTAACTTTGACAAATGGGGACTAAGTCGTGAAGATTTTCAAGGAAAATCGCTTGCAGACATTCAGCTTACACCACTTCAGGAAATTGCACCAATCTTGGACCGTGTTTTAAATGAACGGGAAGTGGTTGAAACAGAATTTTTTCATAAAGGTCGATTTTACTACCGGATTATCAGACCTATTATCCAAGATGGTGAGGCAAAATATGCGCTAAGTATCATCCGGGATATCCATGAGGAATATCAAGCCAAACAGGATTTACTTCGGTCCGAAGAGAAATACAGGAGATTGGTTGAGGATTCGACTGAGATCATATTTTCATTGACAGAAACTTTCTTATTGCAATATGTTTCGCCTAATGTCAAGCAGTTTTTGGATTACGAATCGGAAGAGGTAATCGGTAGGAGTATTTTTGACTACCTCAATCCAGACGATTTAGATGTATTTAGAGGGATGTTGGAGGAAAATCAAGATCTCCTTAGTGATACTCAATATTTAGAATTCAGATTAAGACACAAAAGCGGGGAATATCGAGTTTTTAGTTCCAATGGTCGATTGACGGTAGATAAAAGTGGAATTCACCGATTTTATACCGGAATAGCACGTGACATTTCTAAGCTAAAAGAAGCACAGCGAGAATTGCTTTTGGCAAAAGAAAAAGCAGAGCAGGCTTCTCAGGTGAAAAGCCAATTTTTGTCTGTGATGAGTCACGAGATTCGGACACCAATGAATGCAGTAATTGGTTTGGCTCATTTCCTCATGGAAGAAAATCCAAGACCAGATCAGCTTGAGAACCTCAAGACCTTGCAGTTTTCAGCAGAGAATCTGATGGCCTTGATCAATGATATTTTGGATTTCAATAAAATCGATTCTGGAAAAGTAGAATTGGAAAAATCTCCTTTTGATGTTAAAAATTTGGTCACTCGAATCGTTCATTCGCATAGTTTTCAGGCGAATGAAAAGAACATTCAATTGATCACTGAAATAGATTCTTCTATTCCGGATTCCTTGATTGGCGATTCCCTAAGACTCGGCCAAATCATCAATAATCTGATATCTAATGCTGTAAAGTTTACTGAAAAAGGATATGTCAAAATCTCTGTTATTCAGGAATATGCGACCAAGGATCAACGGGAAATTCGATTTGTTTTTGAGGATACAGGAATAGGAATTCCCGAATCAAAGCGGAAAACGATTTTTGAAGCCTTTACCCAAGCCTCATCCTCCACAAGTAGAAAATATGGCGGAACTGGATTAGGTTTAGCCATTGTAAAGCGATTGGTGGAACTCCATGGTGGAGAAATAGAATTAAGACCTAAAAAGGGAGGGGGGAGTATTTTTGAGTTCACTCTTTCATTTGCATGTATTGATCAAATTGAAAAACAGCAAAAAGAGCAGAATCAACTTTTAGCAAAGAGTCTAGAGCATGCCAAAATCCTTGTTGCAGAGGATAATATGGTCAATCAGATATTGATTCGAAAGTTTCTTAGTAAATGGAATACCAAGGATTTGGATATTGCATCCGATGGTAGAGAAGCCTTGGAATTATTTGGTATCAACCACTATAATCTGGTTATTCTGGATTTACAAATGCCAGAACTTGACGGGTTTGAAGTGGCTCAAGAGATCAGAAATCATTCGGAGATTTCAAAGAGAAAGATTCCCATTTTAGCATTGACCGCGACTTCAATTCACGAAGTAAAGGAACAACTAGATGAGGTGGGTATAAATGATTTCGTCCCGAAGCCTTTCACACCTGATATCCTTTATGAAAAGATAGTTCGGTATTTAAATGCCGAATCACCTTCTTAG
- a CDS encoding YbjQ family protein, which translates to MILSTTNNLEGYQIDQYLGIVSGETIIGANVFKDFFASITDIVGGRSSAYEQVLREAKATAMSEMEMQARHFGATAVIGIDLDYETIRDGMLMVTVSGTAVRTSKL; encoded by the coding sequence ATGATTCTTTCCACTACCAACAACCTTGAAGGTTATCAAATCGATCAATACCTCGGAATCGTCTCTGGGGAGACAATTATTGGAGCTAATGTGTTCAAAGACTTTTTTGCCAGCATCACTGATATTGTAGGTGGACGTTCTTCTGCTTATGAACAAGTACTTCGAGAAGCCAAAGCAACTGCCATGTCAGAAATGGAAATGCAAGCCAGACATTTCGGGGCTACTGCAGTAATTGGAATTGATTTGGATTATGAAACAATCCGTGATGGAATGCTTATGGTAACCGTAAGCGGGACTGCCGTGAGAACCTCCAAACTATAA
- a CDS encoding (2Fe-2S) ferredoxin domain-containing protein yields MGSERQFLFLCQGKDCKKLGAKLLKKEIKSLLQAKLHRGKFQLVLTKCMDRCKSGPICALGNEVLKRVSIRDIEKKIKEATSLDSQQG; encoded by the coding sequence ATGGGGTCTGAAAGACAATTCCTGTTCCTCTGCCAAGGAAAAGATTGTAAAAAGTTAGGGGCAAAACTTCTCAAAAAAGAAATAAAGTCCCTTTTACAGGCTAAACTCCATCGTGGAAAATTTCAACTTGTTTTAACCAAGTGCATGGATCGATGTAAAAGTGGACCTATTTGCGCTTTGGGAAATGAGGTATTGAAAAGAGTTTCAATTCGCGATATCGAGAAAAAAATTAAAGAGGCTACCTCCTTGGATTCCCAACAGGGATAG
- a CDS encoding DUF819 domain-containing protein → MEESTPLFQNDAVVFGLLMATLAFVFATSSSRHPFWVKFYTYVPTVLLCYFIPAVFNSLGWISGEESSLYTVASRYLLPASLVLFTISIDLKGILRLGPKALTMFLAGTVGIVLGGPLALLTVGWIHPEIYSGTGPDELWRGLATISGSWIGGGANQTAMLEVFGASPSLFAQMIAVDVLVANLWMAFLLYWAAKPEKLDKLLKADTRAIYELRDRIAKFREGIMKIPSLKDTMLILGIGFGVTGFSHFAADFLGPWFGDNFPELDQYSLNSKFFWIVVIATTAGLVLSFTRARKLEGAGASRMGSVLLYVLVATIGMQMDLGAVLDNPIFFLIGILWMFFHILIMSFVAWMIKAPFFYVAVGSQANVGGAASAPIVASAFDASLAPVGVLLAVLGYALGTYGAYLCGLLMQSIYG, encoded by the coding sequence ATGGAAGAATCTACCCCTTTATTTCAAAATGATGCTGTTGTTTTTGGTCTATTGATGGCCACTTTGGCATTTGTATTTGCTACCTCTTCAAGTCGACATCCGTTTTGGGTAAAATTCTACACTTACGTTCCCACGGTCTTATTGTGTTATTTTATTCCAGCTGTTTTTAATTCCTTGGGATGGATTTCTGGAGAAGAATCAAGTCTCTACACTGTAGCTTCTAGGTATTTGCTTCCGGCATCCTTGGTGCTGTTTACAATTAGTATTGATCTTAAAGGTATTCTGAGATTAGGGCCCAAAGCCTTAACCATGTTTTTGGCAGGAACGGTAGGAATTGTTTTGGGTGGACCGTTAGCCTTGCTTACAGTAGGATGGATTCATCCTGAAATTTATTCAGGAACCGGACCTGATGAACTTTGGAGAGGATTGGCTACCATTTCCGGAAGTTGGATTGGTGGTGGTGCAAATCAAACCGCTATGTTGGAGGTCTTTGGAGCAAGTCCCTCATTATTTGCTCAAATGATTGCTGTAGACGTCTTAGTGGCAAATCTCTGGATGGCATTTTTGCTTTATTGGGCAGCAAAGCCTGAAAAATTGGATAAGCTTTTGAAAGCCGATACTCGGGCAATTTATGAGCTACGCGACCGGATAGCCAAGTTTCGGGAGGGCATTATGAAAATACCCTCCCTGAAGGATACCATGCTGATACTTGGTATAGGGTTTGGAGTTACTGGCTTTTCTCATTTTGCAGCCGATTTCCTTGGGCCTTGGTTTGGAGATAATTTTCCTGAGCTCGATCAGTATTCCTTGAATTCCAAATTTTTCTGGATTGTAGTTATTGCAACTACGGCAGGTTTAGTGTTGTCATTTACAAGAGCCCGGAAATTGGAAGGTGCGGGTGCTTCGAGAATGGGTTCTGTCCTTTTGTATGTCCTCGTAGCCACGATAGGGATGCAAATGGATCTTGGGGCGGTATTGGATAATCCTATATTTTTTCTAATCGGAATCCTTTGGATGTTCTTCCATATTTTGATTATGAGCTTTGTCGCTTGGATGATAAAGGCTCCGTTTTTTTACGTGGCTGTGGGTTCCCAAGCTAATGTGGGAGGGGCAGCCTCTGCACCCATAGTTGCCTCAGCATTTGATGCTTCTTTGGCTCCAGTTGGAGTTTTATTAGCTGTATTGGGATATGCACTAGGTACCTATGGGGCCTATCTTTGTGGATTACTGATGCAGAGCATTTACGGATAA